In Mycoplasmopsis phocirhinis, the DNA window AAAAGAATTAAAATTAATGAAATTTTATTGCACATATAAATATGAATAAAAACCAAACAGAATTGCACCATTATATAATCAATAACATTGACATAGCAGATGAAATCAGTAAATACATAACTTTGTCTAAAAAAGGTCAAAGTTATGTTTGTTTATGTCCTTTTCACGATGATTCTTCGCCCTCAATGAATATTAATACAACAAAACAAATTTTTAAATGTTTTGTTTGCCAGGTTGGTGGTAACGTCATAAATTTTGTTTCAAAATATAAAAAAATTAATTATTTTGAAGCAATGAAAACTATAGCAGACGAACATAACGTTAGTTATGAAAACAACTTATTTAATAAACCAACTCAACATTATACTCAAAGTGATCTTCAAATTATTGAGTTATTAGAAAAAGTGAATGCATTTTATAAAGTTGAGTTTAAAAAAATTAAAAACTCAACTTTGAAAGAGTTTTTTACTAACCGTGATCTTAATGATGATATTTTAGAAAGATTCGACATAGGTTATGCTAATGAAAATCATTTTAACATTCTTTATGGAGACGAAATCAAAAATAATATTGATAATTTTGTTAAGTCAGGTTTATTTAATTTACAGACACAGAATTTAACATTTAAAGATCGTATTATGTTTGGCATCCGCGACAACAACGGCAGTATTGTTGGTTTTAGTGCTCGTAGTTTAATTGCTGATATTAAGCCTAAATATATAAATAGTAAAGATTCGTCAATATTTAAAAAATCTGAAATTTTATATAATTATCATCAAGCAAAAAATTATGCCGATAATAATAGTTTTATTTTAGTTGAAGGTTTTTTTGATGTTATTGCTCTTGCTAAATGTGGTATCAATAACTCTGTCGCTTTAATGGGGACTGCTTTAACATCTAATCACTTAAAATTAATTCAAAACAAAACAATTATTATATTTTTAGATGGTGATGATGCTGGCCAAAAAGCTACTTTAAAATCAGCAAAATTTCTTTTGTCTAACAACATAGACGTAAAAATTGTTCAAAATCACACGTCGCTAGACCCGGATGAAATTTTAAAAAAATTTGGCAAAGAGCATCTTTTACAAATGATCAATTCAGCTCCTGACGCGTTAGATTTTATTTTTAATTATTATAAAACGCAACACAATTTAATTGCTTATGGTAATAATTCTTTGAATAATATTAAGAACTTTGTTGTTGATTTTAACGATTATATTCAATATAGTGACACAGCAATACTAAATTATTTTTCGAACAAATTCAATGATGAATTTAAATTTAAACCCGAATTTAAAAACGACAATTTTAATAACTATCCCTCAAATTTTTCTAATTCACAAGTTTTTGATAATTTATTAGATTTAGAATTAAACGACATTGATGATTATTATTCAAATGTGAATGATTATGACTTAAATATAGCCGAAAATAACTACATTATTAATCAAAAAAACACTATTTTGCCTAGTTTTATTGACCGACTTTTTTATGTAATTATTGAACATCCGGATTTAATTAAATTGTATGTTGAAAGCGTTGAAAAAAATGGAGGTTTTAAAAATATCGGCACTCAAAAAGGACAAACGCAAAGCAAAATATACGACATCCTAGTTTCTTCTTTAAACCAAAATTTAAACGATGACAACAAAAATTATATAAGAAAAAAATCAACTCAAAACGGTATACTTGAACATGAGTATTATTCATTTAAATTAGATTTAGAAAAATATCCAAAATACACACAACAATTTAAAGATGATTTTAATGATTTGATAGTGAAAGCGATTCGTGAAAATAATAAAGACTATAAAGAATACATTACTCAAAACGCAGATATTTTTTTTAATAATACTGGCACGCAATTTTTGGATATATTCGCAAATAACATTAAACAAATCAATAAAATTAACGATGCTGATTTTATTGAAAAAATCAATAATAATACTGCTAATAATGATAAAAACGAACCATTTAAACCAATATTTGATGATTTAAATGACTAAAAACACAAAGGAGCAAAAATGCAAGACAACGAGTTAAAATCAGTTATAAAATTAATAGAAAACTATGCTAAAACTACTGAAAATAAACAATTATCCCAAAGCGATATTTTTGAATATTTAGACCAAATTAAAGTTGAAATACCAGATGAATTAATGGATGAAATGTTAGAAAATTTGCACGAAGCGGGTTTAATTTTAGATGAAGTTGACGAAGGCGATGAAGATGATATTTCTAAAGATGACATAATAGATGAAATCGATGAAAACGAAAAAGTTTTTAAAAAAGCTGATGTCATTGTTGAAGAATTTGACGATGATGATGACATTAAAAACTCAATTGATATTGACGAATTTGAGGATGAATATACTGAAGAATTTAGTTTTCACGATGATTATGAATATTCTGATGATTCGAGTTATGCCGAAGAAGATGAAGACGAAATCATTGTTAAAAAAGAAGTAAAAAACGAGAAAAAGAGCGAGAAAAAAAATACCAAAAATTTAACAGATGAAGAATTTAAAATTCAATCATATGATGATATGGATATTGACTTATCAAATGACGACACTTTAACTTCAACAAATCAACTTCGTAATAAATTAACTGAAACTAACGACATTGTTAAATGATATATGCGTTGGATAGGTAAATACGGTAAACTTTTAACAAAAGCCGAAGAAGAAAAATTGGCTTTGGAAATGGAAAAAGGTGGTTTTAGAGGTAAAAGAGCTAAAGATAAATTGATTAAAAGAAATTTACGTTTAGTTATAAATAACGCTAAAAAATATAAAAACCGCGGTCTAAGTTTTATTGATTTAATTTCAGAAGGAAATTCTGGAATTGTTAAAGCCGTAACTAAATATAACGTTGGTAAAGGGTTTAAATTTTCAACTTATGCGACTTGATGAATTCGTCAAGCAATTACAAGAGCAGTAGCAGATCAAGCTCGCACAATTCGTGTTCCAGTTCACATGGTAGAAACAATCAATAAAATAACCAAAATTGAGCGAGAATTACACCAAGAAAACGGAACTGAACCAAGTGATGAGGAAATTGCTGCTAAATTTGGTCAAGGTTATACAGCTGAAAAAGTAAGATATATTCGCAAAATTAATATCGACCCAATTTCGTTGGATAAACAAATTGGTAAAGAAAATGATTCTGCGTTTTCTGATTTTGTTAAAGATGATAGCGTAGTAAATCCAATTGATTTTGCTTCCCAAGAAGAATTAGTAGATATGCTAAATGAAACTTTAGCCGCTGCATTAGACAAAGATGAATATGTTTTAATTTGTAAACGTTATGGCGTTGGAATTGATGAAAATGGAGAAAAATATAAAGTTACACCTTTAGAGGAATTGGCTAAAGATCGTGGTGTATCTAAAGAGCGAATTCGTCAAATTGAAAACAAAATTTTAAGAAAATTAAAAAATTGTACTCGTAAAGGAAAACATTTAAAGGATTTTTTTAAATAATGCAATTACGTAAAGTTAGTAATTATTTATTGAATAAATACCCTTTAAATTTAGCTGAAATATGAGACCCGTGTGGATTTAATGTTAAATTTAATTTAAGCGAAAAAATTAAAGCTGTTGTGTGTGCGATTGATTTAACACAAGAAGTATTACAATTAGCGATTGAAAAAGAGGCTAATTTAATTATTTTACACCACCCGTTTAAATTTGCAAAAACTTGACAAGAAGAGTTTATTTTAGCACCCTATAAAAAACAAATATTAACCATTTTGAAACAAAAACGTATAAATGTATTGGCATTACACACAAATTATGACAATCATACCCAGGGTACTTCACACCAAATTGCTTCGCAATTGGGTTTAGAAGCTTTAATTTATAACCAAAACAATTTATATCCTAGCATTCTTAAATTTCCTATTTCAGTTAAACAACTACAACATTTATTTAAGCAAAAATTAAATATCACTGCTATGCGAACAAATGTGATAGATTTAGATAAAAAATTTAACAAGGTTGCAATTTTGTCTGGTTCAGGACCTTCAACATTAGCATATGAATTATGCCAAAATGATACTGAGTTGATTATTACAAGCGACATTAAATGAAACGAGTGAATTTTATATCAACAACATAATATTAAAATTTTAGAAATATCACATTTAGATGAACAAGTTTTTGCATTTGATATTGTTAATCAACTACAACAAAATTTTGCAAATTTAAATGTGTATCAATATAATTTTAAGGAACTATATCAAAATTTATAGGGAGCAATTATGGATTTTGCACATATATTTCAAATGCAAAAAAATTTAGATGAAGCAATCTCTTCACGTTCAGATTTAGAAGTTATTACCAATGAACAATGACAAGCAAAATGATTGTTAGCACTTTTGGTTGAATTTTGTGAATTTGCCAACGAAATTCAATCGTTTAAATATTGAAAAAAACATAAAAATATTAATCATGGTGCAGCGTTAGAAGAATTTGCTGATGTTTTACATTTTTTAGGCTCATATGCGTATAAACTTGATGTTAATCCCTTAATCGAACCTAAAATTGTATCTCAATGCCCTACTGCTCAATTTTTGGAAATATTTAAGGTAGCAACAATTAATAAAGATAATATTACAAAACAAATAATCTCGGAATTATTGTCTCTTTCATTAGGTTGTGCTAAATTATTAGGCTACAGTGAAGATGAAATTCTTAAGGCATATGAAATTAAAAACCAAAAAAACTTTGAACGAATTAAAAACCATTATTAAAAACTAACCGGGGTTAGTTTTTGTTTATGGATAAATGGAAATTGCTTGTATTTTATTGTTTTGTTTATCAATTGTATTAAGCTCAATTACCACTGCGTTAAATTGAGTTGCGTTTTGAGAAACTTTAAATTTAACATGTTCGGCGTAGCGCATATGGCGATAAACTTCATCGTAATTAGCGCCAATAGCACTATTATGTGGACCAACCATGCCAGCATCACTTATAAAACAAGTTCCCTTAGGTAATACACGAGCATCATTTGTTTGCACATGTGTGTGTGTGCCACACACAGCATCGACAATACCGTCTAAATATAAACCTAATATAGCTTTTTCGCTGGTTGTTTCAGCATGAAAATCTATAAAATGAAAATCAGTTTTTTGTCCATAATTAATAATATCATCAATGGCATCAAAAAAATTATCTGCGTATTCTTCGTTTCAAGGAGCTAATAATTTATTAAATGTTATCCCCATTAATGAACTTACACGTAATGTTGAATTTTTGACATTAATTACAATACTACCTTGACCAGGATATGAACTGTTAATGTTTAAAGGTCGCACTATATCTTTATTATTAATGATGTCAAAAATACTAGCTTTTGCTCATACATGATTACCTAATGTGCAAACATCAATTCCTATTTTTTTAAGTTGATAATAATCATATTCAGTAAAGCCTTTGCGTTCAGATACATTTTCACATTGAGCAATAACGACATCTATATTATATTTTATTTTTAACTCATTAATATATTTTTCAACTGTATCTATGCCGGGTTGACCGAAAATATCACCAATAAATAATATATTTATTTTTTTATTTGACATTTAACCTCAAATCTACTTTATTAGTGTACCATAAATTGATTTTTAAACATTAATTTAAACTTTAATTAAAGGTGGACAACAAAAATTAACATTGTAAAGTGTTAATTTTTTTGTATACAAACCATAGGGGTGGGGTATACCCCACCAAAAATCAAAAAAAACGAAAAATTGAAAGGACTAAATATGTCAAGACATTTAAAAATGGAGGAATTCGATTTAATCTTTGAGGTTTACCAAAAACATGGAAAATCACAAGCTATAAAAACACTTTGAAATATCTCTCCAAAAACAAAATTAGTTAAGAAAAAATATCTTGCAGTAAGAATTGCTAAAATTATTAAATATTATAATTTAGGCGTGAAAGAAAAATTATTAACTAAAAAAGGCAAAGACAGAAAACCAGGTAGCGGAAGACCTAGAAAAGAACCAGATTTTGATTGAGATATTTTTGACAGAAATGATCTAATTGAAATCGCAAAAAGATATTATGAAATAACAAACCAAAAACCCAAAAAAGAGAAAAAAGAAGAAGCTAAAAATTTAAAAATCCAATTTATTAAACTAGCATTGTTTTTTAGTCTTTGTAGACAAACCATTTCTAATGCGAAAGTTAAACAAAATACAGAAAAAACAATTCCTCATTCAAAAATTATAGTTGAAGCATTTGAAGCAAATAAAGGCAGATTTGGCAGAAAAAAGCTAAGTATTTATATATTTAATCAATATAATATACACATAAATGACAGAACTTTAGGTAGATATTTAAATCAATTAAATCTTAAATGCAAGCTAAGACAAAAAAGAAAAAGAAAAGAAATTAAAAACACAAAATGTCAAATCTTAAATACCGTTCAAAGAGATTACAACGATAGCCAAAATAGAAATATTTTCGCTACAGATGTTTCATACATAAATGCTCCAAAAGATGTACGTGAAAATCACGTATATTTATCTGCTATCATCAATCACAAAAGTAAAAAAATTGTAGGTTTTAGATTAAGCAAAAATAATAATCTAGATTTTGTTTTAGATAATATTAACGATATTCAAAACGAAAATTTTGATAAATTTATCGTTCATTCGGATCATGGTTTTCAATATACAAATCAAGAATACATTAATAAAATTATAAAATTCGGCGGGACAGTTTCAATGTCTAGAGTTGGCAATTCTTTAGATAATAGAGAAATTGAATATTGATTTGGTGTGATTAAAACTGAATTATTAAATGATTTAGATTACACAAAAATTACTTTTGATGAATTAAATGATAAAATTAAGGAATATATTTTTTGATATAACAACGAAAGAATACAATCAAATTTAGGATGAAAAACGCCACAACAAATTGCTATGGCGTTCGCTAATTAAAAATGTTAATATTTTTTGTCCATGTTTAGAATCAATTAGTATTTTTTTATCAAATATATCAAATAATTCTTTTTCGTTTTGAGTTCATGTTTTATTAATGATTTCGTTATTTAACAATACAGATAAAAATTTTTGCGAGATATTTTCATCATATATAAATTCAGTTTTTAAATTGTTTATATCAATAGTGTTGAGTATTTTTCCACATAATTTATTAATTTTTAATTCTTTTTCAACATCACTTTCTATTTGTAGATTGATTATTTTTTTTAAAAATTTTAAAGTTTCTTCGTCATTTGTATTAATCTCATTTTGGAACAAATTAAAATTAAATTCTTTATCAACTCAATTAACTTGTTCTATTTGAGGTGGTTGATTTTTTTGTTTTTTGTGAAGTTCATAATCAACAAAAA includes these proteins:
- a CDS encoding RNA polymerase sigma factor, yielding MQDNELKSVIKLIENYAKTTENKQLSQSDIFEYLDQIKVEIPDELMDEMLENLHEAGLILDEVDEGDEDDISKDDIIDEIDENEKVFKKADVIVEEFDDDDDIKNSIDIDEFEDEYTEEFSFHDDYEYSDDSSYAEEDEDEIIVKKEVKNEKKSEKKNTKNLTDEEFKIQSYDDMDIDLSNDDTLTSTNQLRNKLTETNDIVKWYMRWIGKYGKLLTKAEEEKLALEMEKGGFRGKRAKDKLIKRNLRLVINNAKKYKNRGLSFIDLISEGNSGIVKAVTKYNVGKGFKFSTYATWWIRQAITRAVADQARTIRVPVHMVETINKITKIERELHQENGTEPSDEEIAAKFGQGYTAEKVRYIRKINIDPISLDKQIGKENDSAFSDFVKDDSVVNPIDFASQEELVDMLNETLAAALDKDEYVLICKRYGVGIDENGEKYKVTPLEELAKDRGVSKERIRQIENKILRKLKNCTRKGKHLKDFFK
- a CDS encoding Nif3-like dinuclear metal center hexameric protein, translating into MQLRKVSNYLLNKYPLNLAEIWDPCGFNVKFNLSEKIKAVVCAIDLTQEVLQLAIEKEANLIILHHPFKFAKTWQEEFILAPYKKQILTILKQKRINVLALHTNYDNHTQGTSHQIASQLGLEALIYNQNNLYPSILKFPISVKQLQHLFKQKLNITAMRTNVIDLDKKFNKVAILSGSGPSTLAYELCQNDTELIITSDIKWNEWILYQQHNIKILEISHLDEQVFAFDIVNQLQQNFANLNVYQYNFKELYQNL
- a CDS encoding dUTP diphosphatase codes for the protein MDFAHIFQMQKNLDEAISSRSDLEVITNEQWQAKWLLALLVEFCEFANEIQSFKYWKKHKNINHGAALEEFADVLHFLGSYAYKLDVNPLIEPKIVSQCPTAQFLEIFKVATINKDNITKQIISELLSLSLGCAKLLGYSEDEILKAYEIKNQKNFERIKNHY
- the dnaG gene encoding DNA primase, with translation MNKNQTELHHYIINNIDIADEISKYITLSKKGQSYVCLCPFHDDSSPSMNINTTKQIFKCFVCQVGGNVINFVSKYKKINYFEAMKTIADEHNVSYENNLFNKPTQHYTQSDLQIIELLEKVNAFYKVEFKKIKNSTLKEFFTNRDLNDDILERFDIGYANENHFNILYGDEIKNNIDNFVKSGLFNLQTQNLTFKDRIMFGIRDNNGSIVGFSARSLIADIKPKYINSKDSSIFKKSEILYNYHQAKNYADNNSFILVEGFFDVIALAKCGINNSVALMGTALTSNHLKLIQNKTIIIFLDGDDAGQKATLKSAKFLLSNNIDVKIVQNHTSLDPDEILKKFGKEHLLQMINSAPDALDFIFNYYKTQHNLIAYGNNSLNNIKNFVVDFNDYIQYSDTAILNYFSNKFNDEFKFKPEFKNDNFNNYPSNFSNSQVFDNLLDLELNDIDDYYSNVNDYDLNIAENNYIINQKNTILPSFIDRLFYVIIEHPDLIKLYVESVEKNGGFKNIGTQKGQTQSKIYDILVSSLNQNLNDDNKNYIRKKSTQNGILEHEYYSFKLDLEKYPKYTQQFKDDFNDLIVKAIRENNKDYKEYITQNADIFFNNTGTQFLDIFANNIKQINKINDADFIEKINNNTANNDKNEPFKPIFDDLND
- a CDS encoding TIGR00282 family metallophosphoesterase, translated to MSNKKINILFIGDIFGQPGIDTVEKYINELKIKYNIDVVIAQCENVSERKGFTEYDYYQLKKIGIDVCTLGNHVWAKASIFDIINNKDIVRPLNINSSYPGQGSIVINVKNSTLRVSSLMGITFNKLLAPWNEEYADNFFDAIDDIINYGQKTDFHFIDFHAETTSEKAILGLYLDGIVDAVCGTHTHVQTNDARVLPKGTCFISDAGMVGPHNSAIGANYDEVYRHMRYAEHVKFKVSQNATQFNAVVIELNTIDKQNNKIQAISIYP
- a CDS encoding IS3 family transposase, which produces MSRHLKMEEFDLIFEVYQKHGKSQAIKTLWNISPKTKLVKKKYLAVRIAKIIKYYNLGVKEKLLTKKGKDRKPGSGRPRKEPDFDWDIFDRNDLIEIAKRYYEITNQKPKKEKKEEAKNLKIQFIKLALFFSLCRQTISNAKVKQNTEKTIPHSKIIVEAFEANKGRFGRKKLSIYIFNQYNIHINDRTLGRYLNQLNLKCKLRQKRKRKEIKNTKCQILNTVQRDYNDSQNRNIFATDVSYINAPKDVRENHVYLSAIINHKSKKIVGFRLSKNNNLDFVLDNINDIQNENFDKFIVHSDHGFQYTNQEYINKIIKFGGTVSMSRVGNSLDNREIEYWFGVIKTELLNDLDYTKITFDELNDKIKEYIFWYNNERIQSNLGWKTPQQIAMAFAN